In Candidatus Gastranaerophilales bacterium, one genomic interval encodes:
- a CDS encoding nucleoside deaminase, whose translation MKIAINEALKTNTDIPAGAVIVKDGEVIAKAHNKKEELNDVSAHAEILAIKEAAQKLGNWRLSGTKMYVTLEPCPMCAAAIVNSRIEEVYFGAFDNLYGAFGSTINMAGIFGSKIKIKGGIMEKECKALLDNFFEAKR comes from the coding sequence ATGAAAATTGCAATTAATGAAGCTCTTAAAACAAACACCGATATTCCCGCAGGGGCTGTCATAGTAAAAGATGGCGAAGTAATCGCAAAGGCTCACAACAAAAAAGAAGAACTGAATGATGTATCGGCGCATGCAGAAATTCTTGCAATTAAAGAAGCGGCTCAAAAACTCGGCAACTGGCGTTTGTCAGGTACAAAAATGTACGTTACATTAGAACCGTGCCCGATGTGTGCAGCGGCAATAGTAAACAGCAGAATAGAAGAAGTGTATTTCGGCGCTTTTGACAACCTTTACGGCGCATTTGGCAGCACAATAAATATGGCGGGAATTTTCGGCTCCAAAATTAAAATAAAAGGGGGCATTATGGAAAAAGAATGCAAGGCGCTTTTGGACAATTTTTTTGAGGCAAAAAGATGA
- a CDS encoding TIGR02757 family protein has product MKELLDKLAAKYETPDFIKSDPVQFPHRYSKKQDIEISGIISSSFAYGKRTLFIEKLKFIHSVMGKSPHEFCVNFTVKDEKHFENFRYRFNNGNDIITLINSLSAIYQNNNSLEDLLVKFKTEDTPKNILNVLIQHLYPDNCSKGFCYLLPNPSSNSACKRLNLFLKWMVRGGSVDLNNWTIIDKKNLIIPLDTHVARISRYLNLTSRKSNDWTTAREITDNLKKFDANDPVKYDFALFGYGVEHPIIDL; this is encoded by the coding sequence ATGAAAGAATTGCTGGATAAATTAGCAGCCAAGTATGAAACTCCTGATTTTATAAAATCAGATCCCGTACAATTCCCGCACAGATATTCAAAAAAACAGGACATAGAAATCTCGGGCATTATATCAAGCTCTTTTGCCTATGGTAAAAGAACCCTCTTCATAGAAAAACTAAAGTTCATCCACTCCGTAATGGGCAAAAGTCCACACGAGTTTTGCGTTAATTTCACCGTCAAAGACGAAAAACACTTTGAAAACTTCAGGTACAGATTTAATAACGGCAATGATATTATAACGCTTATTAATTCGTTATCCGCTATTTACCAAAACAATAACTCGCTGGAAGATTTACTTGTTAAATTTAAAACAGAAGACACCCCAAAAAACATCCTTAATGTACTAATACAGCATCTATACCCTGACAATTGCTCAAAAGGCTTCTGCTACCTTTTGCCAAACCCCTCCTCAAACAGCGCCTGCAAGCGACTTAACCTGTTTTTAAAATGGATGGTTAGAGGCGGAAGCGTGGATTTAAACAACTGGACTATCATAGACAAGAAAAACCTCATAATCCCATTAGACACTCATGTAGCAAGAATTTCGAGATATTTAAACCTGACTTCACGCAAGTCCAACGACTGGACGACAGCCCGGGAAATAACCGATAACCTGAAGAAATTTGATGCAAATGACCCTGTTAAATATGATTTTGCATTATTCGGCTACGGGGTGGAACACCCGATAATAGACCTGTGA
- the tilS gene encoding tRNA lysidine(34) synthetase TilS, protein MKNSTEQFLQKYNLLHSPMLLAFSGGFDSCALADILFELSQKHGFYLALAHLNHNWRGKESKKEQEKCRLFAQERNLPFFTAQLDDTVAKTETAAREARYEFLTNCAKENNIPNIFTAHTSSDNSETLLYRVIKGTGIDGLQGIAPHIRLNEVNVYRPLLDFDRNDILKYCQNNNLSPNNDSSNSDTKYMRNKIRAEILPLLKEINPEVETALTRLIHLSKENEEIICNLLEETYRKIKKDGLIYTSEFIKLSKSLQKRIIKDFLEKENIDYDFKKVTEVFDFIQAQQNSKSGKTLSITNNLWLFVQDKKMEFIAQTNTISTEKELDLNGETHFEELGIKLICTPSPPTPEQYPDSDASIAYVDLSSIKKPVIVRTRRKGDIITPFSHSTPIKLKKFLNNYKIPKHQKESLALLAEGNEILWVINFGLNAKIKVDKTPTHKIETISL, encoded by the coding sequence ATGAAAAATTCGACCGAACAATTTTTACAAAAATATAACCTTTTACACTCTCCTATGCTTTTGGCATTTTCAGGCGGGTTTGATTCTTGTGCGCTGGCTGATATTCTTTTTGAACTATCGCAAAAGCATGGTTTTTATTTGGCGCTTGCCCACTTAAACCATAACTGGCGGGGCAAAGAATCAAAAAAGGAACAGGAAAAATGCAGGTTATTTGCACAAGAAAGAAACTTACCGTTTTTTACCGCACAGCTTGATGACACCGTTGCTAAAACAGAAACAGCAGCACGTGAGGCAAGGTACGAATTTTTGACAAATTGCGCTAAAGAAAATAATATTCCAAATATTTTTACCGCCCACACTTCTTCGGACAACTCAGAAACCTTACTTTACAGGGTTATAAAGGGTACGGGTATAGACGGGTTGCAGGGTATTGCCCCGCATATAAGATTAAACGAAGTCAATGTATACAGACCGTTGCTTGATTTTGACCGCAACGATATTTTAAAATACTGTCAAAATAACAACCTTAGCCCTAACAATGATTCTTCAAATTCTGACACTAAATATATGAGAAATAAAATCAGAGCCGAAATTCTTCCGCTTCTCAAAGAAATCAACCCGGAAGTCGAAACGGCATTGACCCGTTTAATACATCTTTCAAAAGAAAATGAAGAAATTATCTGCAATCTTCTTGAGGAAACATATCGAAAGATAAAAAAAGACGGACTAATATATACCTCAGAGTTTATAAAATTATCAAAATCTCTGCAAAAACGTATAATCAAAGATTTTTTGGAAAAAGAAAATATTGACTATGATTTTAAAAAAGTAACAGAGGTTTTTGACTTTATACAAGCACAGCAAAATTCCAAATCAGGTAAAACTCTTTCTATAACAAATAATTTATGGCTGTTCGTTCAGGATAAAAAAATGGAATTTATAGCCCAAACAAACACAATCTCAACCGAAAAAGAGCTGGATTTAAACGGTGAAACCCACTTTGAAGAATTAGGCATAAAATTAATATGCACCCCCTCCCCCCCTACTCCCGAACAATATCCGGATTCTGACGCTTCTATTGCATACGTTGATTTAAGCTCAATAAAAAAACCCGTTATAGTAAGAACAAGGCGCAAAGGTGATATAATTACGCCGTTTTCGCACAGTACACCAATTAAGCTCAAAAAGTTCCTTAATAATTATAAAATACCAAAACATCAAAAAGAGTCGTTAGCTTTATTGGCAGAGGGAAATGAAATTTTATGGGTGATTAATTTTGGATTAAATGCTAAGATAAAAGTAGACAAAACACCTACACACAAAATAGAAACGATAAGTTTATAG
- the hpt gene encoding hypoxanthine phosphoribosyltransferase, with the protein MDNLILKNLQVLISEEDLQKRIKELANEINKDYKGKEIVMISILKGSVIFTSDLIRHIKVPLQLEFIRLSSYGNDVRSCGKVKAIDLTLPNLSGKNVIIIEDIIDTGLTANFLTSYFNLQHNLDDIKFVTLLNKEVARKYEVNVTYSGFVIDDYFVVGYGLDYGGYYRNLPYVGYFPS; encoded by the coding sequence ATGGATAATCTCATATTAAAAAACCTTCAAGTGCTGATTTCTGAGGAAGACTTACAAAAACGTATAAAAGAATTGGCGAATGAAATCAATAAAGATTACAAAGGCAAAGAAATCGTTATGATTAGTATCCTCAAAGGCTCTGTTATTTTCACATCGGATTTAATCAGACATATTAAAGTGCCTTTGCAGCTTGAATTTATCAGACTGTCCAGCTACGGTAACGATGTGCGCTCTTGCGGCAAGGTAAAAGCAATAGACCTGACCCTGCCAAACTTAAGCGGAAAAAACGTCATTATAATAGAAGATATTATTGATACAGGTTTAACTGCTAATTTTTTAACAAGTTATTTCAACCTGCAGCATAACCTGGACGATATTAAATTTGTAACCCTTTTAAACAAAGAGGTAGCAAGAAAATATGAAGTAAATGTAACCTACTCGGGCTTTGTCATAGATGATTACTTTGTTGTAGGCTACGGACTTGATTACGGCGGGTATTACAGAAATCTCCCTTATGTGGGTTATTTCCCAAGCTAA
- a CDS encoding isocitrate/isopropylmalate family dehydrogenase has protein sequence MRTSVTLIKGDGIGPEISEAVVKILEKAGADIEWDIQTAGAEVLETEGCVLPQRVLDSVRKNKIALKAPVTTPIGKGFRSVNVTLRKELDLYACLRPAYNIPNVKTRYENVDLIIVRENTEDLYAGIERKIDENTCESIKLITREASLRIAGFAFDYALRNSRKSVTTVTKANICKLTDGLFLECARAVAKDYPQIEHKEVLVDNLCMQLVQNPQKYDVLLLPNLYGDIVSDLAAGLIGGLGVAQGANIGNDYAVFEPVHGSAPDIKGQNKANPTALLLSAVMMLEYLNKFDIAAKVKNALFEVLKEGEVLTADLGGSATTSEFTEAVISKL, from the coding sequence ATGAGAACATCTGTTACACTAATAAAAGGGGATGGTATAGGTCCTGAAATATCTGAAGCTGTTGTTAAAATTTTAGAAAAAGCGGGCGCTGATATAGAATGGGATATTCAAACGGCAGGTGCAGAGGTTTTGGAAACAGAGGGCTGCGTTTTGCCTCAAAGAGTTTTAGATTCTGTGCGCAAAAATAAAATTGCCCTGAAAGCCCCTGTTACTACCCCTATAGGTAAAGGTTTCAGGAGCGTTAATGTTACACTAAGAAAAGAATTGGATTTGTATGCCTGTCTTAGACCTGCTTATAACATTCCTAATGTAAAAACCCGATATGAAAATGTAGATTTAATCATAGTAAGAGAAAACACAGAGGATTTGTATGCGGGCATTGAGCGTAAAATAGATGAGAATACCTGCGAGTCAATCAAACTTATTACAAGAGAGGCTTCTTTAAGAATAGCAGGATTTGCATTTGACTATGCGCTTAGAAATTCCAGAAAATCAGTTACAACCGTTACCAAAGCCAATATTTGCAAGCTTACCGACGGGTTATTCCTGGAATGTGCAAGAGCCGTAGCGAAGGATTATCCGCAGATAGAGCATAAAGAAGTCCTTGTCGATAATTTATGTATGCAGCTGGTGCAAAATCCTCAAAAGTATGATGTACTCCTTTTGCCTAATTTATACGGCGATATAGTGTCAGATTTGGCTGCAGGTTTGATAGGCGGATTAGGAGTTGCGCAAGGCGCTAATATCGGTAATGATTATGCGGTGTTTGAACCTGTACATGGCAGCGCGCCTGATATAAAAGGGCAAAACAAAGCTAATCCCACGGCTTTGCTTTTGAGCGCGGTAATGATGCTTGAATACCTGAATAAATTCGATATAGCGGCAAAAGTTAAAAATGCCCTTTTTGAGGTTCTCAAGGAAGGCGAAGTTTTAACAGCTGATTTAGGCGGCAGCGCTACTACTTCTGAATTTACCGAAGCTGTAATATCAAAACTTTAG
- a CDS encoding S-layer homology domain-containing protein, with amino-acid sequence MKKILAVLMGIFLFAFTANARQITDVPSNYWAHKEIHSVVADGIMTVSADGKFNPEAAVSRVSFADMVLKALENDRFQITITNKFTDVDSNTPKFDSIMRSEQLGLVYGYPDKTFRPDRIMTKAEANSVMSHITKDTVSDASLLNGFVDKGNIPAWALKTYEKTVKYGLYVNYPDAKEFLPAKELNRAEAAVLLYKLRNALNLVKDQYKLKETILKTEHLSVVANAPNNTVQITNIRKIIDVNNVIKVAFTTHFNSKNYNEGDNVYFVLKQDLVTDEGTLLFPAGTEFTAMVDKLDDPQWLNKNAKLTLDFKEAKTPCGEKFIIKGKVFVNDGVLESNCWQKPLWWTLGGAAVGTGAGLGIGIPNDETGKGLAIGIPCGAAAGAVAGFVTPGVNYGAKEGHEIPVLITCPVSIYNK; translated from the coding sequence ATGAAAAAGATTTTAGCGGTTTTAATGGGCATATTCTTATTTGCATTCACTGCAAATGCCCGCCAAATTACTGATGTGCCTTCTAATTATTGGGCGCATAAAGAAATCCATTCTGTTGTAGCGGATGGTATTATGACAGTATCGGCTGACGGTAAATTTAACCCCGAGGCTGCTGTTTCAAGAGTGAGCTTTGCAGACATGGTACTTAAAGCTCTTGAAAATGACAGATTTCAAATTACTATCACAAACAAATTTACTGATGTTGATTCAAATACGCCTAAATTTGACAGCATTATGAGAAGTGAACAGTTAGGTTTGGTTTACGGTTATCCCGACAAAACCTTCAGACCCGACAGAATTATGACAAAAGCTGAAGCTAACTCTGTAATGAGCCACATTACAAAAGATACGGTATCTGATGCTTCTCTTTTAAACGGTTTTGTTGACAAAGGCAATATTCCCGCCTGGGCTTTGAAAACTTATGAAAAAACAGTTAAGTATGGTTTGTATGTTAATTATCCTGACGCTAAAGAGTTTTTACCAGCAAAAGAATTAAACAGAGCAGAAGCTGCTGTTTTATTATACAAATTAAGAAATGCTCTTAATCTGGTAAAAGATCAATATAAATTAAAAGAAACTATCCTAAAAACAGAGCATTTAAGCGTTGTAGCTAATGCACCCAACAATACTGTTCAAATTACAAACATTAGAAAAATTATTGATGTTAACAATGTAATTAAAGTTGCATTTACTACTCACTTTAACTCTAAAAACTATAACGAAGGCGATAACGTCTATTTTGTACTAAAACAAGATTTAGTTACCGATGAAGGGACGCTTTTATTCCCTGCAGGTACTGAGTTTACAGCTATGGTTGATAAACTTGATGACCCTCAGTGGCTGAATAAAAACGCTAAGTTAACATTGGATTTCAAAGAAGCTAAAACACCTTGCGGAGAAAAATTTATCATTAAAGGTAAAGTCTTCGTAAATGACGGCGTACTTGAAAGCAATTGCTGGCAAAAGCCTCTATGGTGGACACTTGGCGGTGCTGCTGTAGGTACCGGCGCAGGATTGGGTATCGGTATTCCTAACGATGAAACGGGAAAAGGTCTTGCTATCGGTATTCCTTGCGGAGCTGCTGCAGGCGCTGTTGCCGGATTTGTAACTCCGGGCGTGAACTACGGAGCGAAAGAAGGACATGAAATTCCTGTTCTTATTACTTGCCCTGTAAGTATCTATAATAAATAA
- a CDS encoding DUF378 domain-containing protein, with amino-acid sequence MKYLKYISLVLVIIGALNWGLVGLVNFDLVAFLFGDMTLLSKLVYILVGLAALVLIFMEIFMPCECMED; translated from the coding sequence ATGAAATATTTAAAATATATATCATTAGTACTGGTTATAATAGGAGCTTTAAATTGGGGGCTTGTAGGCTTGGTAAATTTTGACCTGGTGGCATTTTTATTTGGAGACATGACCTTATTAAGCAAATTGGTCTACATATTAGTAGGACTTGCCGCGCTGGTGTTAATATTTATGGAAATATTTATGCCTTGCGAGTGCATGGAAGATTAA
- the metW gene encoding methionine biosynthesis protein MetW produces the protein MTSHYSTSKGLHLNYELISDIIPHNSRVLDLGCGSGELMKLLVDKKSAKTIGVDINQANIISAIEKGLSVIQGDIDAGLKEFADNSYDFVVLNQTLQSTHNPEFVLQEMLRVGKRCVVSFPNFAYWRVRSFLFFNGKMPKSNILPFEWYDTPNIHLLTINDFFDFARKRDIKILHKIYTTRAKVKKYLPVSFFPNLLAEEVIFVISKF, from the coding sequence ATGACTAGCCATTACAGCACATCTAAAGGATTACACCTTAATTACGAATTGATAAGCGATATAATTCCGCATAATTCAAGGGTTTTGGATTTAGGCTGCGGCAGCGGCGAGTTGATGAAACTTTTGGTTGATAAAAAATCCGCCAAAACTATTGGGGTTGATATTAACCAGGCTAATATAATAAGCGCTATAGAAAAAGGATTATCTGTTATTCAGGGCGATATTGATGCAGGCTTAAAAGAATTTGCCGATAATTCTTATGACTTTGTTGTATTAAATCAAACCCTCCAATCTACGCATAATCCTGAATTTGTTTTGCAGGAAATGCTGCGGGTAGGGAAAAGATGTGTGGTAAGTTTTCCTAATTTTGCCTACTGGCGTGTAAGGTCATTTTTGTTCTTTAACGGCAAAATGCCCAAGTCTAATATTTTACCGTTTGAATGGTATGATACGCCGAATATCCACCTTTTGACCATAAACGACTTTTTTGACTTTGCGCGCAAAAGAGATATAAAAATCTTGCACAAAATTTATACAACCAGAGCAAAAGTTAAAAAGTATTTGCCTGTAAGCTTTTTCCCTAATCTGCTTGCGGAAGAGGTCATTTTTGTGATTTCAAAATTTTAA